Proteins encoded by one window of Collimonas fungivorans:
- a CDS encoding M35 family metallo-endopeptidase, giving the protein MAAIVVSGSAYAARADIEVTLQEASAKGAAGSGKVLYTITNTSASPLHVLNWETPLNGVSGDLFSVDLGGQPVRYVGRLVKRKPATDKDYITLKPNESRAVEVDLSAYYEMYRAGQYVIKYKRSADTLVREVGNAVAAKASGAAAAAPAVTLETNAIPLSVDGGPAPSSKLASSDLLGAINGAAAASTTFASCSNSQKTALTTARTDATSIATNSKNYLNANNTGSRYTWWFGAVTSGRYTTVTNHYTNLSSALGTQAYKFDCSCTESGTYAYVYPDQPYTVYLCGAYWTAPANGTDSKAGTLVHETSHFTVVAGTDDHVYGQTGAHNLAVSNPTNAVDNADNHEYFAENTPARQ; this is encoded by the coding sequence GTGGCAGCAATCGTTGTCAGCGGCTCGGCTTATGCAGCGCGGGCCGATATCGAAGTGACCTTGCAGGAGGCCAGCGCGAAAGGTGCGGCCGGCTCAGGCAAGGTGCTCTACACCATCACCAACACCAGCGCCTCGCCCTTGCATGTGCTGAACTGGGAAACTCCCTTGAACGGCGTCAGCGGCGATTTGTTCAGCGTCGACCTGGGTGGCCAGCCGGTGCGTTATGTGGGACGCCTGGTGAAACGCAAACCGGCAACCGACAAGGACTACATCACGCTCAAGCCGAACGAAAGCCGTGCGGTTGAAGTCGACCTCAGCGCCTACTACGAGATGTATCGCGCCGGCCAATACGTGATCAAGTACAAGCGCAGCGCCGACACCCTGGTGCGTGAAGTCGGCAACGCCGTCGCTGCCAAGGCCAGCGGCGCCGCTGCTGCTGCCCCTGCCGTCACGCTGGAAACCAATGCGATACCGCTGTCGGTCGACGGCGGTCCTGCACCATCGTCCAAGCTGGCTTCTTCCGACCTGCTGGGCGCAATCAATGGCGCGGCAGCAGCATCCACCACCTTCGCCAGCTGCAGCAACAGCCAGAAAACCGCGCTGACCACAGCCCGCACCGACGCCACTTCGATAGCTACCAATTCCAAGAACTATCTGAATGCAAACAACACCGGCAGCCGCTACACCTGGTGGTTCGGCGCGGTCACCAGCGGCCGTTATACAACGGTTACCAATCACTACACCAACCTCAGCAGCGCGCTCGGCACCCAGGCGTATAAATTCGACTGCAGCTGCACCGAGTCCGGGACTTACGCTTATGTCTATCCGGACCAGCCATACACGGTTTACCTGTGCGGCGCCTATTGGACCGCACCGGCCAACGGCACCGACTCCAAGGCCGGCACGCTGGTCCATGAAACCAGCCACTTCACCGTGGTGGCCGGCACCGACGACCATGTGTACGGCCAGACCGGCGCGCACAACCTGGCTGTCAGCAATCCGACCAATGCCGTCGACAATGCCGACAACCACGAATATTTCGCTGAAAATACA